From a single Planctellipticum variicoloris genomic region:
- a CDS encoding AAA family ATPase: protein MPAWIAALQQFLERRDGAPVELIETHISWVLLSGSFAYKLKKPVNFGFLDFSTLSLRRKYCEEELRLNGRLAPQLYLRTAAITGSPHAPELDGSGEPWEYAVVMARFDQSHLLGRELAGRRLPIEAMDRLADLLAEFHAAVATAGQETTFGQAAAVRVPVDENLASLRGPDLQGEERGLVEHVAAWCEAEHARLAEIFEARRRAAKIRECHGDLHLGNMVLIDGQIVIFDGIEFSESLRWIDVASEVAFCVMDLEDRGFPEFAHRLLNRYLERTGDYGLLEVLPYYVVYRATVRAKVAEIRRSQDDANPVELERLRRERNEYLKLAVRWTKPRPRWLAITFGVSGSGKTCGTQPLIDRCGAIRIRSDVERKRLFDREAEVGTPDDQLPRLYSADATERTYGRLAAIARDILAAGFPVVVDATFLRHCERERFCRIAADSGLRPAIVEFAATENELIRRIAVRRATSTDASDATGEVIRQQLRSVEPLTVQERADACVLDGAAPDLPTRLEQILAQSPGFSSQ from the coding sequence GTGCCCGCGTGGATTGCAGCGCTGCAGCAGTTTCTGGAGCGACGGGACGGCGCGCCGGTCGAGCTGATCGAGACGCACATCTCCTGGGTGCTGCTCTCAGGCTCCTTCGCCTACAAACTTAAGAAGCCGGTAAATTTCGGCTTCCTGGACTTCTCGACGCTCTCCCTGCGCCGGAAATATTGCGAGGAAGAACTTCGTCTGAACGGACGACTTGCTCCGCAGCTCTATCTGCGAACCGCGGCCATCACCGGTTCCCCGCACGCCCCCGAACTGGACGGCTCCGGCGAGCCGTGGGAATACGCCGTCGTTATGGCGAGATTCGACCAGTCCCACCTGCTGGGTCGCGAGCTGGCCGGGCGCCGGCTCCCCATTGAGGCGATGGACCGATTGGCCGACCTGCTCGCCGAGTTTCATGCTGCGGTGGCGACCGCCGGGCAGGAAACCACCTTCGGCCAGGCCGCCGCAGTCCGCGTCCCGGTCGATGAGAATCTGGCATCGCTCCGCGGCCCGGATCTTCAGGGCGAAGAACGCGGCCTGGTCGAGCACGTCGCCGCGTGGTGCGAGGCGGAGCACGCCCGGCTGGCGGAGATTTTCGAGGCCCGTCGGCGCGCCGCAAAGATTCGCGAGTGTCACGGCGATCTGCACCTGGGAAACATGGTCCTGATCGACGGACAGATCGTGATCTTCGACGGTATCGAGTTCAGCGAATCGCTTCGCTGGATCGACGTCGCCAGCGAAGTCGCGTTCTGCGTGATGGACCTCGAAGACCGCGGCTTTCCGGAGTTTGCACATCGGCTGCTCAATCGCTACCTGGAGCGGACCGGCGATTACGGCTTGCTCGAGGTCTTGCCCTATTACGTTGTCTATCGGGCGACAGTCCGGGCGAAAGTGGCAGAGATCCGACGCTCTCAGGACGACGCCAACCCCGTCGAACTGGAGCGACTCCGGCGGGAACGCAATGAATATCTGAAACTCGCAGTCCGGTGGACGAAACCCCGACCACGATGGCTGGCAATCACGTTTGGCGTCTCCGGCAGCGGAAAGACTTGTGGTACACAGCCACTGATCGACCGCTGCGGGGCGATCCGAATCCGCTCCGATGTCGAACGCAAGCGACTCTTCGACCGCGAAGCGGAAGTCGGCACCCCCGACGATCAACTGCCTCGTCTCTATTCGGCCGACGCGACGGAGCGAACCTACGGCCGACTGGCGGCGATCGCGAGAGATATTCTGGCGGCGGGCTTTCCGGTCGTCGTCGACGCCACATTTCTAAGGCATTGCGAGCGGGAACGATTCTGCAGAATCGCGGCGGACAGCGGACTCCGGCCAGCGATAGTCGAATTTGCCGCCACTGAGAATGAGCTGATTCGACGCATCGCAGTCCGACGGGCGACGTCGACGGACGCCTCGGACGCGACCGGTGAAGTCATTCGTCAACAGTTGCGATCCGTCGAGCCGCTGACGGTTCAGGAGCGGGCCGACGCTTGCGTGCTGGATGGCGCCGCTCCAGATCTTCCCACGCGGCTCGAACAGATCCTGGCGCAATCGCCGGGCTTTTCATCGCAATAG